GATACATCTTGTCTGAAATAGTTCAGCAATCTCTGTATCAGCTGGAGAATAGCTCTAAGAAATGGACATCACTTCACTTTCTGTGTAACAGGATTTAATAAGCTTGTGCAGTTCTCAGAGACAGGGAGGCTAAGTAAACGGCTAAGGGTCTTAATGGCATCCCAAATAAAGCCACAGAAGTGGTCCAGCGGCAGAGCTGATAGCCTACCAGAATGATGCTTTTAAAAGCCCAAGATCGATGCTGAAATTCTCCTTAACCCTCATCATGTTTCGAATTGCTTTAAAACTATGATCGAGACTCCTCCGCACTGCCCTGAGCATTGTGTttgctgtgtgctctgtgtgaTCCCGGCTTGGGCTAAGTGATCTTTGTGGGTTATCTCACTTAATCCTCAGCCTAACCCTGGGAGTTAGGTACATTATGATAGCTTTGCAGATGAGTCAACCGTGATTTAGAGACGTTAATATGCCCAGGGTCGCCCACTTAGGAGACAAGGTAATCGGACTTCCGACTCCACAGCCCATTCACTCAGCATTGCCATGTTACTGTCTCTGTCGCGACAGAGGCTTATATCTCCGGCATCTTTTCTTCCCACAGCCTTTCTTGTTCCCTTATAGCCTCCCATTCTGACCCTTTGCTTCTCAAACTGCTTTCTTTTTCGCTAATATTCACATTGATtggttgctgttttttttctccccttttctttttgtgcatgggtgttttgcttgcacatatgtgtacgcaccatgggcatgcctggtgcccaaggagtccagaagatggtgtcagatctcatgaaaggagagttacaaatggttgtgagctgccatgtgggtgctcggaaTCAAAGCTGAGCCATCATCTGCCCACCCCTTTTTCGCCTCTTTTTTTCCTAGCTGTGTATAATTATCCCCTGGGGAAACAACATGCTACTTCTTCTCTGGCAAAGCTTCCTCTTAAGCAGGCCGTCTTCTGACCACCCCACTGGTCTGAGTCGCCTCTGCTGCATCTCATACACATGGGATACCTACTACAGTATCTACATATGTAACGGTGGCCATACAAAACTGCATGGAGGTGGATGGCCCTGCTATGCTTATTCTTCCTCACTGTATTAAGTCATGCAAACACCTGCCACAAACGACAGTAAAGTGGGAAGGGTGGTGAAGTCTGCAGTTGTCGGCTCTGTTGACCCTTGCCTTGTGATTAACAGAAGCAGCGTGGTGATAGCAGCAGGCAGGGGAACTGTTCTGTTCACACAGGGTTgagaacagagacaggaaggggccagggccagggccactGTGTTCCTCCTGTTCTGCTGACCTCTCAAACTTtgtgcctcctcctcccatcATGCCTCTGTTAGGAATGAGAGTCAGGCCGGGGCCATAACAGGTTTCTGCTGGACTTGAGCAAGCAGTTCTCGGAATAAACCCCTAATATTGCTTTAAAGAAGCCTGCAAGCTTCTGTGAGTCACCCTTTTGCCAGTCCTGCATGCAGGTATTTTGTTCTCAAAATAAATGCTCTTGTTGATTGCATACATGGTTGGTGGTCTTTTGTGAGACTTCTGGTGGACCCTAACAAGGAAGGTCCTATTCATCACACTCTGGGGAGCAAGCCTGTGGAGAGGAGTTCACAACCGAACCGTAACATTATACTCCTGTCCCCCAAAAGCTCACTGGTCAGCTCATAATGAAAGAAGCATTTATTCCATTTCTAAAAGCTACTGgaatcttttgttgtttgttattttgagatggggtctccatATGCAGCCCTGACTGGGCTGGAACGtgttgtatagaccaggctggccttcaacttgtgGTAATCTTCCTGTCTGCaccctccaaatgctgggatcacaggcttaTGCTACTGAATCTGGCTCTAAAACCGTAACAACCCCAACATTGTCTAAAAGACAGAATTCAAAGTCtcctctgagactcaaggcaaactCTGAGCCCctgtaaaacaacaataaaaataaaaaagttttatacCCGCAGCATGCGCTTCCCTGGGAAGTGGGAGCAAACATTCCCACTTGCAATGGAGGAATGGGTACATAGCTTCCTATGTGAATGTGAGCAAGTCAAGACTGCAGCATACCATGGGGCGTTACATACTGTAGCTTCAAGTCTGGCTTCTGAGATACTCGGAGTCAAGTTATGTCTCTAGTAGTCTCTGGTAGCTCCACTCATAGGATTTTGCCATGTGCAACCCACATGGCCTCTCCCTTCGGCAGGCTCTACTTGTTGCTTGGAGCTTTCTTTGTTAGTCGTTTCTACATCTGGGGATCTTGATTGCATATTTAGCCTTTCCATCAGAGCTTCATGGATGACCCCCATCAGTGACTGACCCTGCCACACACTGCTCGGCTTCCCAGGCCTTCCTAGAGAAAGCACATCATGACTCTTGCGTAATGCGTTCCTGCAAAAGCAGCACTGTGTGGATAACACCTAGGAATGCTACCACCTTTAGTGGTCACTGTGCACCCTTGTACCACAGCTCCTGTAACCTCTGAGAACCCGGGCAGCAGAAGCCAAAGGAAGTCTTTCCGTCGGGAAAACTGAGTGAGCAAGGAAGCCTGGACTTCTCTCCTCAGCAAAGCCTTTTAAATGAGTTCAAGCCTTTGCCCTTGCCATGGATGGCATCCAGCCAATTTCTGAGATCCTCCCTTCTCTTGACGCAAGTGGTTGGCTGAATTCTAGTGATGCCAATAGCTTTAGAGATCATGTCTTCCTGCTTCTTAAATGTTCCTTCTGTATACTCTTTGGCATTCTGCTTTTCTAAGCTCCAAGCAGAATTGCCACTAAGCTCTGCCAGCATCCTGGAACTCTCCTAGCCTGCATCTCAAAATCTGACTAAAGTTCACCAGATTTCAGTTTGAAAGGAATAAGAACCACATGGCCATGTTTAATCACTGGGAGAAAAAAGACCTTCTCCTCTGggatgtattttctttgtttcttttatcccctttttaatatttttattttagggagGTTAGAAATTACAATTTGATATCTGCTTGTCCTCTTCTTAAGATCTACAAATTCTGCTGGTGCCGAAGCCCAGCACCTATCTCCTCCCCCCAAAAGGGAACATTCTTCTTCAAAGAGGGAGGGCAGGGCACAGGCAGTTTCCAGAGAAGGCAAGAGTAGGGAACTcccagcagacagaggcagagggcataAGGACTAACCTGATGGTCCTGcctactcaaaaataaaaactcagataaATAATGGCAAACGCTGAAAGTTGGGGAGCTTCCTGAGTTGTCCCCATTTCCTGTTTGGCATTCTAGGCAAAACCCTACAGGATACACACAATCAGTACAGGACAACTGCAGACAGAATACAGCGGCAGCATGGAGGAAGCCAAGGAAGGTGCTGCCATGGTAGTCCTCAAGGTTCCTTGGCTCCTGCACAGCAGCTTCTGTGTCCTGGAGCACTTTCTTGATCAAAGTTGGCTATGTTGCTAAGCGCAGACAATGAGAAACCATTTGGGACACTGTGGGTGATTCCATAGTTACTGCAGAGCAAGTTGGGGTTCCCTAGAAAACCGTGGCTAAAATGCGGGAACCTGTAATGCTCCAGCAGGCTCTAGGAGGTGGAATCCAAGTCTCGCAAGGTGTCCTGGGCATCAGCGCTGTCTTTGCGGTCACTGCCACTAACATCTCTGGCCAGGTTCTGCTGACCGGCCTCTTTGGATCCAGGAAGTGTGCTGCCCTGATTCTCCTTGGAACCCAGAACCGCGTGTGTGTTCTTCTTCAGTACCAGCTGCTGTCTCCGCTCCTCTGCCATCTGGGAGAGATCTGTTTCATGGAGTATGCATCTTCTCCATCTGCATAGTACTTGGGCTCCACCTCACTAACCTGGAATTTCTGGGTGCTGGAATAAAGGTGCAAGGCCGCCCTGTTGCTCTTCCTGACATGCAGGGAGACACACTTAGCACTGAAGTTCTCGATCATGGCCTGTGAGGCCTGGTCCAACAACTTCTGGGCCAGGCCGAGGCGCCCGTGGGAGCATTTCACAGCCAATGAGGTGACATGTTCATGAGGGACTTTATCGGGGTCCTCCTCCATCTTGGCCAGGTCCTAGCTCACAATCTTGCCATCCTCATCCTCAGCAATGTAGGGGCACTGGGGCCAAGGGAGGCCATGGTAGAAGTTGCACTTCATCACGTAGCTCTCAGCAGGCAGAGCAGGTGGCAGTGCCACACGGTCATCAGGTCATGGGGCTGAGCATGGCGGAAGTTCATACTGGCAGCACATAGGCCTGTCAGGCTCCGGAGAACCAGAGAGGATGCCATGGGACACAAGTGACACCAcactgtttgttttaaaacagctGGGCTATCCAAGTAGTTCTTACACAAGATGAGAAAGATCTCCCACTATCGTCCATTTCTTAGCATCTGTGAAAGGGAGAGTTTCATCATTTCTATTCGTGTCTATTCTTCTTGAAAACAAACTCttgggctaggcatggtggcaaatactggtgcgggagaattgtctgtattctgtcaatcatgttataaataaagGCTGATTGCCCAGAcagaaaatataggtgggaaaaccagacaggaagtagaaatgatataatgagaacaggagaattctgggaaggaggaagttgatttctcccactcctgcccagatcaccgaagcagcaggatgtgatctgccccactgagccacatggttaacatagatcagaaaaatgggttaatcaagatgtgagagttagccagcgagaggttagagctaatgggccaatcagctttataacttatagagatctctgtgtgattttttgggggctTGCccgctgtggggtaccgggtgggacagaaaccccaacaaacaagcaggcctggccccctcatgttacaaaataCCTTCAATCCTAGTACTGGGAGCTGGAGGAAAAAGCAGGTGGAGATGCCTGTGGGGGGGTAGACAAGTTCCATAGCTACTTATGGAGGCCCTATGGGCGACGCTGTACAGAACCTCGTCCATCTTCATGCAAGCGGGGTCCCAGTCGTGTCTGAAATGAATGACGACCACGCGGTCCTCCTCTGAAAGAATGGCCTGGTCTACCTGCCAGCCGTTGTGCAGATGCGGGAGCATGTACGACATTTTGAGCGGGCCTGCATGGCTGGAAGCCAAAAGTTCATGAGAGCCCACGTGGCCCTGAGATGCATTTTTCTGTAGTAGTCACTTTTCTCATTGGTGTAACGAAATAACCAATACAAATGACTTGAAGCTGAAGGACTGATTTTGTTTCATGGCTTCAGAGACTTCTGTCCATAGTTCTTGCCTTTTGATTCTGGACCTGTGGTGGGATAGCACATGGCAGCAGCAAGAGCTGGAGGACAGTATTCAactgaagaagaggggagggggcttCAGAGGCAAGGCACTAGGGCCCCCCCAAA
This is a stretch of genomic DNA from Arvicola amphibius chromosome 15, mArvAmp1.2, whole genome shotgun sequence. It encodes these proteins:
- the LOC119801620 gene encoding thioredoxin-like protein 4A, whose amino-acid sequence is MSYMLPHLHNGWQVDQAILSEEDRVVVIHFRHDWDPACMKMDEVLYSVAHRKWTIVGDLSHLV